A region from the Rhodamnia argentea isolate NSW1041297 chromosome 7, ASM2092103v1, whole genome shotgun sequence genome encodes:
- the LOC115732893 gene encoding GEM-like protein 2, whose protein sequence is MDTCVKKKAMSSGGEPEAARCGTCVVGTPVEPRAHPANQHAATWVAGEARPAGSHSGYLNATPSGSASGFVNLNQSGGENPYVHVAPANGSAPSGRRPMNKLCDALNRCGKRFEDATRKAESLADNVWHHLRTSPSITDAAMARLAQGTKVLTEGGHEKVFHHTFEILPGEKLLKAYACYLSTSTGPVIGTLYLSNKRLAFCSDNPLCQYSPSGQQQWMYYKVVLLLDQLSTVSPSSNRLNPSEKYIQVVTRDGYEFWFMGFISYDKALRNINEALQHYRDDNMGGRIQVQ, encoded by the exons ATGGACACTTGCGtgaagaagaaggcgatgaGCAGCGGAGGCGAACCGGAGGCGGCGCGGTGCGGCACGTGCGTGGTGGGGACGCCGGTCGAGCCGCGGGCGCATCCCGCCAACCAGCACGCCGCCACGTGGGTCGCCGGCGAGGCTCGCCCCGCGGGCTCTCACTCCGGCTACTTGAATGCCACCCCGAGCGGCTCGGCCTCCGGCTTCGTCAACCTCAACCAAAGCGGCGGCGAGAATCCGTACGTCCACGTCGCTCCGGCGAATGGCTCCGCGCCGTCTGGCAGGA GGCCGATGAACAAGCTATGCGACGCGTTGAACCGGTGTGGGAAGAGGTTCGAAGATGCCACGCGAAAAGCAGAGTCGCTCGCGGATAATGTCTGGCATCACC TTAGAACTAGCCCCAGCATCACAGACGCAGCAATGGCTCGACTTGCTCAGGGGACAAAAGTGCTCACTGAGGGGGGACATGAAAAGGTATTTCACCACACGTTTGAGATACTGCCAGGAGAGAAGCTCCTGAAGGCATATGCTTGCTATCTATCCACTTCCACCGGGCCTGTCATTGGGACACTGTATTTGTCAAACAAGAGACTGGCCTTCTGTAGTGATAACCCTCTTTGCCAGTACTCTCCCTCAGGGCAGCAACAGTGGATGTATTACAAG GTGGTTCTGTTGCTGGATCAGTTGAGCACTGTTAGTCCTTCTTCAAACAGGTTGAATCCTTCCGAAAAGTACATCCAGGTCGTTACGCGGGATGGTTATGAATTCTGGTTCATGGGTTTTATATCGTACGATAAGGCTCTGAGGAACATAAATGAGGCTTTACAGCACTATCGTGACGATAACATGGGTGGAAGGATCCAAGTACAATAA
- the LOC115756245 gene encoding paladin codes for MSMPKEPELVMKLRGGSVLGKKTILKSDHFPGCQNKRLSPQIDGAPNYRQADSLHVHGVAIPTIHGIRNVLKHIGAQIDGKGVKVLWINLREEPVIYINGRPFVLRDEEKPLSNLELTGINRDRVEQMEERLKEDIMMEAARYGNKILVTDELPDYQIVDQWEPVSHDSVKTPLEVYQELQVERYLVDYERVPLTDEKAPEEQDVDDLVDKISHVDVNTEIIFNCQMGRGRTTTGMVIATLIYLNRIGDSGIPRSNSIGRVLDSGSNVTVNLPNSEEATRRGEYAVIRSLIRVLEGGVEGKRQVDKVIDKCASMQNLREAIATNRSKILREPDEMRREASLSTFVEYLERYYYLICFAVYVHSERKVLRSSSLGRCAFADWMKARPELYSIIRRLLRRDPMGALKYANLEPSLMKMAESADGRPYEMSVVAARRNGEVLGSQTVLKSDHCPGCQNPSLPERVEGAPNFREVPGFPVYGVANPTIDGIRSVIRRIGSGICGRPVFWHNMREEPVIYINGKPFVLREVERPYKNMLEYSGIDRERVEKMEARLKEDILREAETYGRAIMVIHETEDGQIFDAWEHVDSSSVQTPLEVFENLESDGFPVKYARVPITDGKAPKSSDFDTLAMNISSASKDTAFVFNCQMGRGRTTTGTVIACLLKLRIDYGRPIKILFDDVKQEEVDDGTSSGEENGGNGAASTSPVSKEKLSEEEGRAFGINDIVLLWKITRLFDNGLECREALDAIIDRCSVLQNIRQAVLCYRKVFNQQHVEPRVRRVALNRGAEYLERYFRLIAFAAYLGSEAFDGFCGQGGMKMTFKTWLHQRPEAQAMKWSIRLRPGRFFSVPELRAPQESQRGDAVMEAIVKSRNGSVLGKGSILKMYFFPGQRTSSHIQIHGAPHVYKVDGYPVFSMATPTIAGAKEMLAYLGAKSAAGVTSQKVIITDLREEAVVYINGVPFVLRELNKPVETLKHAGITGPVVEHMEARLKEDILFEVRESSGQMLLHREEYNPTSHQSSVIGYWENILTDDIKTPAEVYASLKDEGYNITYRRIPLTREREALASDVDAVQYCKDDSAGCYLYVSHTGFGGVAYAMAITCIKLEAETNCDPKAPQPGSDMRLCSAAGENLSRTSDDEAFKMDDYGDILNLTRVLEYGPKSKANVDSIINRCAGAGHLLGDILYYRKELEKLSDCDDEKRSYLMDMGMKALRRYFYLITFQSYLYCTSAAATTFTYWMDARPELGHLCSNLRIDR; via the exons ATGTCGATGCCGAAGGAGCCCGAGCTGGTTATGAAGCTGCGGGGAGGCTCGGTGCTTGGGAAGAAGACGATTCTCAAGAGCGATCACTTCCCCGGTTGCCAGAACAAGCGCTTGTCCCCGCAGATCGACGGCGCTCCTAATTATCGTCAG GCTGATTCGTTGCATGTCCATGGTGTTGCTATTCCAACCATTCATGGAATAAGGAATGTCCTTAAGCATATCGGTGCCCAAATTGATGGGAAGGGAGTTAAAGTTCTCTGGATTAATCTGCGTGAGGAACCG GTCATATACATTAACGGACgaccctttgttttgcgtgaTGAGGAAAAGCCCCTTTCCAACCTTGAATTGACG GGAATCAACAGGGATAGGGTTGAACAAATGGAGGAAAGACTGAAAGAAGATATCATGATGGAAGCAGCAAG ATATGGAAATAAAATCCTTGTCACTGATGAACTGCCAGACTATCAGATCGTGGACCAATGGGAACCTGTGTCTCATGATTCTGTGAAGACCCCACTCGAG GTGTACCAGGAATTGCAAGTTGAAAGGTACCTTGTGGACTACGAACGAGTTCCCTTAACTGATGAAAAGGCTCCAGAGGAACAAGATGTCGACGATTTG GTTGACAAAATTTCTCATGTTGATGTAAACACTGAGATAATATTCAACTGCCAAATGGGCCGTGGAAGGACAACCACAGGGATGGTGATTGCGACCTTGATCTACCTCAATCGGATTGGAGATTCAG GTATTCCAAGGAGCAACTCAATTGGAAGGGTTTTAGATTCTGGTTCTAATGTCACAGTGAATTTACCAAATTCAGAGGAAGCAACTCGAAGAGGAGAATATGCAGTCATAAGAAGCTTGATTCGGGTTTTAGAA GGTGGTGTTGAAGGGAAAAGACAGGTCGACAAAGTCATCGACAAGTGTGCATCCATGCAG AACTTACGTGAGGCCATCGCCACCAATCGCAGTAAAATTTTGCGTGAACCTGATGAGATGAGGAGGGAGGCATCACTTTCAACTTTTGTAGAATACTTGGAGAGATACTACTATCTCATATGTTTTGCTGTATATGTCCATTCAGAAAGAAAGGTGTTGCGCTCTAGTTCTTTGGGTCGTTGTGCTTTTGCTGATTGGATGAAAGCGAGACCAGAACTTTATAGCATAATTCGCAG ATTGCTCAGAAGGGACCCAATGGGTGCCCTTAAATATGCAAATTTGGAGCCATCTCTTATGAAGATGGCTGAATCAGCTGATGGCCGGCCTTATGAGATGAGTGTGGTTGCTGCCAGGAGAAATGGGGAGGTTCTTGGCAGTCAAACAGTTTTGAAAAGTGATCACTGTCCTGGTTGTCAAAATCCCAGTTTACCTGAGCGAGTGGAGGGTGCCCCTAATTTCAGAGAAGTTCCTGGATTTCCCGTTTATGGAGTTGCAAATCCAACTATTGATGGCATAAGATCAGTCATACGGAGGATAGGTAGTGGCATATGTGGTCGCCCTGTCTTTTGGCATAATATGAGGGAAGAACCTGTGATTTACATCAATGGAAAGCCATTTGTTCTTCGTGAAGTGGAGAGACCATACAAGAATATGCTGGAATACTCG GgaatcgatcgagagagagtgGAGAAAATGGAAGCTCGGTTAAAAGAAGACATTCTTAGAGAAGCTGAAACATATGGGCGTGCTATCATGGTTATTCATGAAACAGAAGATGGGCAGATTTTTGATGCTTGGGAACATGTAGATTCTTCTTCTGTGCAGACGCCTCTTGAAGTGTTCGAAAACTTGGAATCTGATGGCTTCCCGGTTAAGTACGCACGGGTGCCCATAACTGATGGTAAAGCTCCGAAGAGTTCCGACTTTGACACATTGGCGATGAACATTTCTTCTGCCTCCAAGGACACAGCATTTGTTTTCAATTGCCAG ATGGGCAGAGGAAGGACGACAACAGGAACTGTGATTGCTTGCCTTCTAAAACTCAGAATCGATTATGGTAGACCAATTAAAATCCTGTTTGACGACGTGAAGCAGGAAGAGGTGGATGATGGCACCTCAAGCGGTGAGGAAAATGGTGGTAATGGTGCCGCCTCTACTTCTCCAGTGTCTAAAGAGAAACTTAGCGAGGAAGAAGGTCGTGCTTTTGGCATAAACGATATTGTATTATTATGGAAGATAACAAGACTGTTTGACAATGGTTTGGAGTGCCGTGAAGCCTTAGATGCTATCATTGATAGATGTTCTGTTCTGCAAAACATACGTCAAGCTGTTTTATGTTACAGAAAGGTATTCAACCAACAACATGTTGAGCCTAGAGTAAGGCGAGTGGCACTGAATCGCGGTGCTGAGTATTTGGAGAGATACTTCCGCCTGATTGCATTTGCAGCATATCTTGGGAGTGAAGCATTTGATGGTTTTTGTGGACAAGGAggaatgaaaatgacatttaagaCTTGGCTACATCAGAGACCAGAAGCTCAAGCTATGAAATGGAGTATCAGATTAAGGCCTGGACGCTTTTTTTCTGTTCCT GAGTTGAGAGCACCACAAGAGTCCCAACGTGGAGATGCAGTAATGGAGGCCATTGTCAAATCCCGTAATGGTTCTGTCTTGGGCAAAGGCTCCATCCTCAAAATGTACTTTTTTCCTGGTCAGAGAACTTCTAGCCACATACAAATTCATGGTGCACCCCATGTTTACAAG GTGGATGGGTACCCTGTGTTTAGCATGGCAACTCCAACAATTGCTGGTGCAAAGGAGATGTTAGCATATCTTGGTGCCAAGTCCGCTGCAGGAGTGACATCTCAGAAAGTGATAATAACTGATCTTAGGGAAGAGGCAGTTGTTTACATCAATGGCGTCCCATTTGTCCTCAGGGAATTGAATAAACCCGTCGAGACACTTAAGCATGCCGGGATTACTGGCCCTGTG GTGGAACACATGGAAGCACGGCTCAAAGAAGATATATTGTTTGAGGTTAGGGAGTCCAGTGGGCAAATGCTTTTACATCGTGAAGAATATAACCCCACATCACATCAGTCGAGTGTCATAGGATACTGGGAGAACATCCTAACTGATGATATTAAGACACCAGCTGAAGTGTATGCTTCTCTGAAGGATGAAGGTTATAATATCACATACAGGAGGATACCATtgaccagagagagagaagctttagCTTCTGACGTCGATGCTGTCCAATACTGTAAAGATGA CTCCGCAGGCTGTTATCTTTATGTTTCTCACACGGGCTTTGGAGGAGTTGCATATGCAATGGCAATTACTTGTATTAAACTTGAGGCAGAGACCAACTGTGATCCAAAGGCGCCACAACCAGGATCTGATATGAGGTTATGTTCTGCAGCTGGAGAGAACTTATCTAGGACTTCTGATGATGAGGCATTCAAGATGGATGATTATGGAGACATACTGAACCTTACAAGAGTTCTCGAATATGGTCCGAAGAGCAAAGCCAATGTTGACAGTATAATCAATAG ATGTGCAGGTGCTGGTCATTTACTAGGCGATATACTGTACTATAGGAAGGAATTGGAAAAGTTGTCCGACTGTGACGATGAGAAGCGATCATATCTTATGGACATGGGTATGAAGGCTTTAAG GAGATACTTTTATCTCATCACATTCCAATCGTACCTGTATTGCACTTCGGCGGCTGCAACAACATTTACATACTGGATGGATGCAAGACCCGAACTCGGGCATCTCTGTAGCAACCTGAGAATAGATAGATAG
- the LOC115756246 gene encoding glucose-1-phosphate adenylyltransferase large subunit 1-like codes for MEMLGSCCSQHSKLPLGHDTFLSSSFFGMALDDVPRGKRATGVRLGKYNHVTRFCAVSDRPLLNSTMADVAKELETLHAPMFPVPEADPKTVASIILGGGAGTRLFPLTKTRAKPAVPIGGCYRLIDVPMSNCINSGLNKIYILTQFNSQSLNRHIARTYNLGSGMNFGDGFVEVLAATQTPGESGKKWFQGTADAVRRFAWLFEDAKHRNIENILILCGDHLYRMDYMDFVQKHISSGADISVSSLPVDDSRASDFGLIKIDESGRIKQFLEKPRGADQRSMRVDTAIPGLSAQDVKRFPYIASMGIYLFKTDVLLKLLRQDYPTANDFGSEVIPMAARDYHVQAYLFDGYWEDIGTIKSFFDANLALTDQPPKFHFYDPQKPIFTSPRFLPPTKIEKCQVIDSIISHGCFLRECSIQHSIVGIRSRLEYGVEMKDTMMMGADYYQTEAERAAFLAEGKVPIGVGRDTKIRNCIIDKNARIGKNVVIANKGNVTEADRPSEGFYIRSGITVILKNSMIPDGSTI; via the exons ATGGAAATGCTGGGCTCCTGCTGCAGTCAACACTCGAAGTTGCCGTTAGGCCACGACACGTTTTTATCTTCGTCCTTCTTTGGCATGGCTTTGGATGATGTACCTCGGGGAAAGAGAGCAACCGGTGTTCGGTTAGGAAAATACAATCATGTAACAAGATTCTGCGCTGTATCTGATAGACCGCTGTTGAACTCTACCATGGCAGATGTTGCTAAAGAACTCGAG ACACTTCACGCCCCGATGTTTCCAGTGCCAGAAGCGGACCCAAAGACTGTCGCCTCTATAATATTAGGCGGTGGAGCTGGGACTCGGCTTTTTCCTTTGACTAAAACAAGAGCTAAGCCTGCT GTACCGATTGGCGGTTGTTACAGGCTAATAGATGTCCCAATGAGTAACTGCATCAACAGTGGGCTTAACAAGATTTATATTCTTACTCAATTCAATTCCCAGTCCCTCAATCGCCATATAGCTCGTACTTATAATCTGGGAAGTGGAATGAACTTTGGTGATGGATTTGTGGAA GTATTGGCGGCCACTCAAACACCAGGTGAATCTGGAAAGAAGTGGTTTCAAGGCACAGCAGATGCTGTAAGACGATTCGCCTGGCTGTTTGAG GATGCCAAGCATAGAAACATAGAGAACATTCTGATATTATGCGGAGATCATCTCTACCGAATGGACTACATGGATTTTGTGCAG AAGCATATAAGTTCTGGTGCTGACATATCTGTTTCGTCTCTGCCCGTGGATGACAG TCGAGCTTCTGACTTTGGGCTGATAAAGATTGACGAATCAGGACGGATAaagcaatttcttgaaaaaccgAGGGGTGCGGACCAGAGATCAATG AGAGTAGATACAGCAATTCCGGGATTATCTGCTCAAGATGTGAAAAGATTCCCCTACATTGCATCAATGGGTATATACTTGTTCAAAACAGATGTCTTGCTGAAGCTTCTCAG ACAGGACTATCCGACAGCCAATGATTTTGGATCAGAAGTCATTCCGATGGCTGCAAGGGACTATCATGTCCAG GCCTATCTGTTTGACGGATACTGGGAAGACATTGGGacaatcaagtccttcttcGATGCAAACTTGGCGCTCACAGATCAG CCCCCCAAGTTTCACTTCTACGATCCGCAAAAACCAATCTTCACGTCTCCTCGGTTTCTACCACCAACAAAAATAGAGAAGTGCCAG GTCATTGATTCTATAATATCGCACGGCTGCTTTTTAAGGGAATGCAGCATTCAACATTCTATCGTGGGCATTCGTTCGAGATTGGAATACGGGGTTGAGATGAAG GACACAATGATGATGGGTGCTGATTATTACCAAACCGAGGCCGAGAGAGCGGCCTTCCTGGCCGAGGGAAAAGTTCCAATCGGCGTCGGCAGAGACACAAAGATCAG AAACTGCATAATCGACAAGAATGCGAGAATCGGAAAGAACGTCGTAATAGCGAACAAGGGT AATGTAACGGAGGCCGATCGACCGTCCGAAGGGTTCTACATCCGATCCGGAATCACTGTCATCCTTAAGAATTCGATGATTCCCGATGGGAGTACCATTTAG
- the LOC115756276 gene encoding putative mannan endo-1,4-beta-mannosidase 9, translating to MRLLKFVVLALAALLLPANCEAAVDGVGGNGFARTSGTRFVADRKPLYLNGFNAYWMMYLASDNSTRDKVATAFQEATKSGMNIARTWAFSDGGGRALQTSPGVYNEDMFKGLDFVISEARKNRVYLILSLANNWKDFGGRNQYVQWARNSGQNLTNDDEFFTNSVTKAYYKNHIKAVLTRTNTITGVAYSDDPNIFAWELMNEPRCQSDPSGKSLQGWVREMAAYVKSIDSNHMLEVGLEGFYGQSVPGKQQINPGGLLAGTDFISNNQVLQVDFATIHMYPEQWMPNASEGEQAAFVDRWVQVHIQDSNTILKKPIILGEFGKSSKSPGYSLGKRDSYFGRLYDAIYTSASSGGSCAGGLFWQLFARGMDNFSDGYEVVLEQSPSTASIIAQQSRKMSSLT from the exons ATGCGCCTGCTAAAATTTGTAGTCCTGGCTCTAGCCGCGCTCCTCCTCCCGGCGAACTGTGAGGCGGCGGTGGACGGGGTCGGGGGGAATGGGTTCGCGAGGACGAGCGGGACGCGTTTCGTGGCGGACCGGAAGCCGCTGTACCTGAACGGGTTCAACGCGTACTGGATGATGTACCTGGCGTCGGACAACTCCACCCGGGACAAGGTCGCGACCGCGTTCCAGGAGGCCACCAAGAGCGGCATGAACATCGCCAGGACTTGGGCCTTCAGCGATGGCGGCGGCCGGGCTCTCCAGACCTCCCCCGGCGTCTACAACGAAGACATGTTCAAG GGGTTGGACTTTGTGATATCGGAAGCTCGGAAAAACAGAGTGTACCTGATACTGAGCTTGGCGAACAACTGGAAGGACTTCGGAGGAAGGAATCAGTATGTGCAGTGGGCTCGGAACAGCGGACAGAACTTGACCAACGATGATGAGTTCTTCACCAACTCTGTCACCAAGGCTTATTACAAGAATCATATCAAG GCAGTGCTGACGAGAACGAACACGATAACGGGAGTGGCGTACAGTGACGATCCTAACATCTTTGCATGGGAACTCATGAACGAGCCTCGTTGCCAGTCCGACCCCTCCGGCAAATCTctccag GGCTGGGTGAGGGAGATGGCGGCGTACGTGAAGTCTATCGACAGTAATCATATGCTGGAAGTTGGCCTCGAAGGGTTCTACGGGCAATCGGTTCCAGGAAAGCAGCAGATCAATCCTGGCGGTTTGCTTGCCGGGACTGATTTCATTTCCAACAACCAAGTCCTCCAGGTCGACTTCGCCACGATACACATGTACCCCGAACAATG GATGCCCAATGCAAGTGAGGGGGAACAAGCCGCATTTGTGGACAGGTGGGTGCAGGTCCACATTCAAGACTCCAACACCATCCTCAAGAAGCCGATCATACTTGGCGAGTTCGGCAAGTCGTCGAAGTCCCCGGGTTACAGCTTAGGGAAGAGGGACAGCTACTTCGGGAGGCTGTACGACGCGATCTACACGAGCGCGAGCAGCGGAGGGTCGTGTGCCGGCGGCCTCTTTTGGCAGCTGTTTGCTCGGGGCATGGATAACTTCAGCGACGGGTACGAAGTCGTATTGGAGCAGAGCCCCTCCACGGCCAGCATCATCGCGCAACAGTCTCGCAAGATGTCGTCTCTCacatga
- the LOC115756277 gene encoding uncharacterized protein LOC115756277: MLSPASLDPNHSLHQIHSSAIPWLSLSPTSSSRLAIPISSNNSQNCLFTATKSIDPRFNHLPFCAKIDCSPVEDDEAEKDEWLDGDESVSGDGVFIEIKNTGTNSRRIVSRIGIDATLDTIWSILTDYERLSDFIPGLAVSELMEKRENFARLYQIGQQNLAFGLKFSAKGVVDCYEKDLECLPSGRKRDIEFKMIEGDFQMFEGKWSIEQLNVGAYEDSSLTNGWEFQTTLSYIVDVKPKLWLPVGLVEGRLCNEITMNLSCVREEARKVNSKSLTAPMGQEDF, translated from the exons ATGCTTTCTCCAGCTTCGCTCGATCCGAACCATTCTCTACACCAAATCCATTCCTCTGCAATCCCTTGGCTTTCCTTGTCACCCACTTCGAGTTCAAGATTGGCCATCCCCATCTCAAGTAACAATTCCCAAAACTGCTTGTTCACTGCGACCAAAAGCATCGACCCTCGATTCAACCACTTACCCTTTTGCGCCAAGATTGATTGCAGTCCGGTGGAAGACGATGAAGCTGAGAAGGATGAGTGGTTGGATGGGGACGAATCTGTGAGCGGAGATGGGGTTTTCATAGAGATTAAGAATACTGGTACGAATTCGAGGAGGATTGTGTCCCGGATTGGCATTGACGCAACCCTAGACACAATTTGGAGCATCTTGACTGATTATGAGAGATTGTCGGATTTTATTCCTGGTCTTGCCGTTAGCGAATtgatggagaagagagagaatttcgCGAGGCTATATCAG ATTGGCCAGCAGAACTTGGCATTTGGGCTAAAATTTAGTGCTAAAGGAGTGGTAGATTGTTATGAGAAAGACCTTGAGTGTCTTCCTTCTGGACGAAAGCGTGATATTGAATTCAAGATGATTGAAGGTGATTTCCAAATGTTTGAAGGAAAATGGTCCATTGAACAG TTAAATGTAGGGGCATATGAGGATTCCAGTCTTACTAATGGCTGGGAATTCCAGACGACACTTTCATACATAGTAGATGTTAAGCCAAAGCTATGGTTGCCTGTAGGCCTTGTTGAAGGAAGACTTTGCAATGAGATAACGATGAATCTCTCGTGCGTTCGAGAAGAAGCACGTAAAGTAAATTCCAAGTCTCTGACTGCTCCAATGGGTCAAGAGGATTTTTAG